A genomic stretch from Eriocheir sinensis breed Jianghai 21 chromosome 31, ASM2467909v1, whole genome shotgun sequence includes:
- the LOC127005857 gene encoding probable inactive 1-aminocyclopropane-1-carboxylate synthase-like protein 2 isoform X3 gives MAACTPEKSEFGEALSEPPPDMVSQRSLQTLSFTTFSSALAKKVQDNQYHLHDNPEGVVNLAISINQLMEEEVLAQVNKALTLTHRHQYYNDTTGIRELREALANFLTRHHKPNKAISPDNLLVMNGLTACFDALSHTLCDPGDVVITPTPVYGRIYTNFYDRSGATVVPLHCSETNDFALEEDKLESLIKSQLDEGKRVRVFVLLHPHNPLGHTYSTKQLHNIMEICAQYKIHVVVDEIYAFSVYDEDTQFNSVLGMTSLPDPQRTHVLWGFSKDFAVPGFRIGVIHSLNPWVLSCLGTLSHYHSSPPLTQHAAATLLNDSGVTISTYPPTKRG, from the exons ATGGCTGCGTGTACCCCCGAGAAGAGTGAGTTTGGGGAGGCCCTGAGTGAGCCTCCCCCGGACATGGTCTCCCAGCGGTCCCTCCAGACTCTGTccttcaccaccttctcctcgGCCCTCGCCAAAAAGGTCCAGGACAACCAGTACCACCTCCATGACAACCCTGAA GGTGTGGTCAACCTGGCCATATCAATCAACCAactcatggaggaggaggtgcttgCTCAGGTAAACAAGGCACTCACGCTGACACACCGGCACCAGTACTACAACGACACCACTGGCATTCGGGAGCTGCGAGAGGCTTTGGCGAACTTTTTGACTCGCCACCACAAACCTAACAAAGCGATCAGTCCAGACAAT CTGTTGGTGATGAATGGCCTCACAGCTTGTTTCGATGCCCTCAGCCACACCCTCTGTGACCCCGGGGATGTGGTCATCACCCCCACACCTGTGTATGGCCGCATCTACACCAACTTTTACGATCGCTCGGGTGCCACTGTAGTTCCTCTTCATTGCTCAGAAACg AATGACTTTGCCCTTGAAGAAGATAAGTTGGAAAGTCTTATTAAGAGTCAACTAGATGAAGGAAAACGTGTACGTGTGTTTGTTCTCCTCCACCCGCACAACCCTCTGGGCCACACCTACTCCACCAAGCAGCTGCACAACATTATGGAGATTTGTGCTCA atacaaaatacatgtcgTGGTTGACGAGATCTATGCCTTCTCCGTGTATGATGAAGACACACAGTTCAACAGTGTTTTGGGAATGACATCGCTGCCAGACCCTCAGAGGACGCACGTGCTCTGGGGCTTCAGTAAG GATTTTGCTGTTCCTGGGTTTCGTATTGGCGTGATACACAGCTTAAATCCATGGGTATTGTCCTGTCTGGGAACACTGTCCCACTATCACTCCAGTCCACCACTCACACAACATGCTGCTGCTACTCTCCTCAATGAT AGTGGTGTGACAATTTCTACATACCCACCAACAAAGAGAGGTTAG
- the LOC127005857 gene encoding probable inactive 1-aminocyclopropane-1-carboxylate synthase-like protein 2 isoform X5, which produces MAACTPEKSEFGEALSEPPPDMVSQRSLQTLSFTTFSSALAKKVQDNQYHLHDNPEGVVNLAISINQLMEEEVLAQVNKALTLTHRHQYYNDTTGIRELREALANFLTRHHKPNKAISPDNLLVMNGLTACFDALSHTLCDPGDVVITPTPVYGRIYTNFYDRSGATVVPLHCSETNDFALEEDKLESLIKSQLDEGKRVRVFVLLHPHNPLGHTYSTKQLHNIMEICAQ; this is translated from the exons ATGGCTGCGTGTACCCCCGAGAAGAGTGAGTTTGGGGAGGCCCTGAGTGAGCCTCCCCCGGACATGGTCTCCCAGCGGTCCCTCCAGACTCTGTccttcaccaccttctcctcgGCCCTCGCCAAAAAGGTCCAGGACAACCAGTACCACCTCCATGACAACCCTGAA GGTGTGGTCAACCTGGCCATATCAATCAACCAactcatggaggaggaggtgcttgCTCAGGTAAACAAGGCACTCACGCTGACACACCGGCACCAGTACTACAACGACACCACTGGCATTCGGGAGCTGCGAGAGGCTTTGGCGAACTTTTTGACTCGCCACCACAAACCTAACAAAGCGATCAGTCCAGACAAT CTGTTGGTGATGAATGGCCTCACAGCTTGTTTCGATGCCCTCAGCCACACCCTCTGTGACCCCGGGGATGTGGTCATCACCCCCACACCTGTGTATGGCCGCATCTACACCAACTTTTACGATCGCTCGGGTGCCACTGTAGTTCCTCTTCATTGCTCAGAAACg AATGACTTTGCCCTTGAAGAAGATAAGTTGGAAAGTCTTATTAAGAGTCAACTAGATGAAGGAAAACGTGTACGTGTGTTTGTTCTCCTCCACCCGCACAACCCTCTGGGCCACACCTACTCCACCAAGCAGCTGCACAACATTATGGAGATTTGTGCTCAGTAA
- the LOC127005857 gene encoding probable inactive 1-aminocyclopropane-1-carboxylate synthase-like protein 2 isoform X2 produces the protein MAACTPEKSEFGEALSEPPPDMVSQRSLQTLSFTTFSSALAKKVQDNQYHLHDNPEGVVNLAISINQLMEEEVLAQVNKALTLTHRHQYYNDTTGIRELREALANFLTRHHKPNKAISPDNLLVMNGLTACFDALSHTLCDPGDVVITPTPVYGRIYTNFYDRSGATVVPLHCSETNDFALEEDKLESLIKSQLDEGKRVRVFVLLHPHNPLGHTYSTKQLHNIMEICAQYKIHVVVDEIYAFSVYDEDTQFNSVLGMTSLPDPQRTHVLWGFSKDFAVPGFRIGVIHSLNPWVLSCLGTLSHYHSSPPLTQHAAATLLNDVEWCDNFYIPTNKERLAAAYKKVCESLQGCGVKVHKAVAGIFLWVNMQPFLEECNKENELALFMALLKGGVCVLPGQKLYCADPGWYRVVFAAKEDALDEAPVNQRVRQLWCGRSSFTPS, from the exons ATGGCTGCGTGTACCCCCGAGAAGAGTGAGTTTGGGGAGGCCCTGAGTGAGCCTCCCCCGGACATGGTCTCCCAGCGGTCCCTCCAGACTCTGTccttcaccaccttctcctcgGCCCTCGCCAAAAAGGTCCAGGACAACCAGTACCACCTCCATGACAACCCTGAA GGTGTGGTCAACCTGGCCATATCAATCAACCAactcatggaggaggaggtgcttgCTCAGGTAAACAAGGCACTCACGCTGACACACCGGCACCAGTACTACAACGACACCACTGGCATTCGGGAGCTGCGAGAGGCTTTGGCGAACTTTTTGACTCGCCACCACAAACCTAACAAAGCGATCAGTCCAGACAAT CTGTTGGTGATGAATGGCCTCACAGCTTGTTTCGATGCCCTCAGCCACACCCTCTGTGACCCCGGGGATGTGGTCATCACCCCCACACCTGTGTATGGCCGCATCTACACCAACTTTTACGATCGCTCGGGTGCCACTGTAGTTCCTCTTCATTGCTCAGAAACg AATGACTTTGCCCTTGAAGAAGATAAGTTGGAAAGTCTTATTAAGAGTCAACTAGATGAAGGAAAACGTGTACGTGTGTTTGTTCTCCTCCACCCGCACAACCCTCTGGGCCACACCTACTCCACCAAGCAGCTGCACAACATTATGGAGATTTGTGCTCA atacaaaatacatgtcgTGGTTGACGAGATCTATGCCTTCTCCGTGTATGATGAAGACACACAGTTCAACAGTGTTTTGGGAATGACATCGCTGCCAGACCCTCAGAGGACGCACGTGCTCTGGGGCTTCAGTAAG GATTTTGCTGTTCCTGGGTTTCGTATTGGCGTGATACACAGCTTAAATCCATGGGTATTGTCCTGTCTGGGAACACTGTCCCACTATCACTCCAGTCCACCACTCACACAACATGCTGCTGCTACTCTCCTCAATGATGTAG AGTGGTGTGACAATTTCTACATACCCACCAACAAAGAGAGGTTAGCTGCTGCGTACAAAAAGGTCTGCGAGTCCCTCCAGGGGTGTGGAGTGAAGGTTCACAAGGCTGTGGCAGGGATCTTCCTCTGGGTGAACATGCAGCCTTTCCTAGAGGAGTGCAACAAGGAAAATGAGTTGG CCTTGTTCATGGCATTGCTGAAAGGTGGCGTGTGTGTGCTGCCTGGCCAGAAGCTGTACTGTGCCGACCCAGGATGGTACAGGGTTGTGTTTGCTGCCAAGGAGGATGCACTTGATGAAG CACCAGTTAACCAAAGAGTCCGTCAACTATGGTGTGGAAGGAGCTCCTTCACTCCAAGTTGA
- the LOC127005857 gene encoding probable inactive 1-aminocyclopropane-1-carboxylate synthase-like protein 2 isoform X4 produces MAACTPEKSEFGEALSEPPPDMVSQRSLQTLSFTTFSSALAKKVQDNQYHLHDNPEGVVNLAISINQLMEEEVLAQVNKALTLTHRHQYYNDTTGIRELREALANFLTRHHKPNKAISPDNLLVMNGLTACFDALSHTLCDPGDVVITPTPVYGRIYTNFYDRSGATVVPLHCSETNDFALEEDKLESLIKSQLDEGKRVRVFVLLHPHNPLGHTYSTKQLHNIMEICAQYKIHVVVDEIYAFSVYDEDTQFNSVLGMTSLPDPQRTHVLWGFSKALLMPSMGVEVEGPLSCG; encoded by the exons ATGGCTGCGTGTACCCCCGAGAAGAGTGAGTTTGGGGAGGCCCTGAGTGAGCCTCCCCCGGACATGGTCTCCCAGCGGTCCCTCCAGACTCTGTccttcaccaccttctcctcgGCCCTCGCCAAAAAGGTCCAGGACAACCAGTACCACCTCCATGACAACCCTGAA GGTGTGGTCAACCTGGCCATATCAATCAACCAactcatggaggaggaggtgcttgCTCAGGTAAACAAGGCACTCACGCTGACACACCGGCACCAGTACTACAACGACACCACTGGCATTCGGGAGCTGCGAGAGGCTTTGGCGAACTTTTTGACTCGCCACCACAAACCTAACAAAGCGATCAGTCCAGACAAT CTGTTGGTGATGAATGGCCTCACAGCTTGTTTCGATGCCCTCAGCCACACCCTCTGTGACCCCGGGGATGTGGTCATCACCCCCACACCTGTGTATGGCCGCATCTACACCAACTTTTACGATCGCTCGGGTGCCACTGTAGTTCCTCTTCATTGCTCAGAAACg AATGACTTTGCCCTTGAAGAAGATAAGTTGGAAAGTCTTATTAAGAGTCAACTAGATGAAGGAAAACGTGTACGTGTGTTTGTTCTCCTCCACCCGCACAACCCTCTGGGCCACACCTACTCCACCAAGCAGCTGCACAACATTATGGAGATTTGTGCTCA atacaaaatacatgtcgTGGTTGACGAGATCTATGCCTTCTCCGTGTATGATGAAGACACACAGTTCAACAGTGTTTTGGGAATGACATCGCTGCCAGACCCTCAGAGGACGCACGTGCTCTGGGGCTTCAGTAAG GCTTTGTTGATGCCCTCGATGGGTGTTGAGGTCGAAGGGCCCCtatcttgtggatga
- the LOC127005857 gene encoding probable inactive 1-aminocyclopropane-1-carboxylate synthase-like protein 2 isoform X1, translating to MAACTPEKSEFGEALSEPPPDMVSQRSLQTLSFTTFSSALAKKVQDNQYHLHDNPEGVVNLAISINQLMEEEVLAQVNKALTLTHRHQYYNDTTGIRELREALANFLTRHHKPNKAISPDNLLVMNGLTACFDALSHTLCDPGDVVITPTPVYGRIYTNFYDRSGATVVPLHCSETNDFALEEDKLESLIKSQLDEGKRVRVFVLLHPHNPLGHTYSTKQLHNIMEICAQYKIHVVVDEIYAFSVYDEDTQFNSVLGMTSLPDPQRTHVLWGFSKDFAVPGFRIGVIHSLNPWVLSCLGTLSHYHSSPPLTQHAAATLLNDVEWCDNFYIPTNKERLAAAYKKVCESLQGCGVKVHKAVAGIFLWVNMQPFLEECNKENELALFMALLKGGVCVLPGQKLYCADPGWYRVVFAAKEDALDEGLARMQAVLSEWKLRKESKTT from the exons ATGGCTGCGTGTACCCCCGAGAAGAGTGAGTTTGGGGAGGCCCTGAGTGAGCCTCCCCCGGACATGGTCTCCCAGCGGTCCCTCCAGACTCTGTccttcaccaccttctcctcgGCCCTCGCCAAAAAGGTCCAGGACAACCAGTACCACCTCCATGACAACCCTGAA GGTGTGGTCAACCTGGCCATATCAATCAACCAactcatggaggaggaggtgcttgCTCAGGTAAACAAGGCACTCACGCTGACACACCGGCACCAGTACTACAACGACACCACTGGCATTCGGGAGCTGCGAGAGGCTTTGGCGAACTTTTTGACTCGCCACCACAAACCTAACAAAGCGATCAGTCCAGACAAT CTGTTGGTGATGAATGGCCTCACAGCTTGTTTCGATGCCCTCAGCCACACCCTCTGTGACCCCGGGGATGTGGTCATCACCCCCACACCTGTGTATGGCCGCATCTACACCAACTTTTACGATCGCTCGGGTGCCACTGTAGTTCCTCTTCATTGCTCAGAAACg AATGACTTTGCCCTTGAAGAAGATAAGTTGGAAAGTCTTATTAAGAGTCAACTAGATGAAGGAAAACGTGTACGTGTGTTTGTTCTCCTCCACCCGCACAACCCTCTGGGCCACACCTACTCCACCAAGCAGCTGCACAACATTATGGAGATTTGTGCTCA atacaaaatacatgtcgTGGTTGACGAGATCTATGCCTTCTCCGTGTATGATGAAGACACACAGTTCAACAGTGTTTTGGGAATGACATCGCTGCCAGACCCTCAGAGGACGCACGTGCTCTGGGGCTTCAGTAAG GATTTTGCTGTTCCTGGGTTTCGTATTGGCGTGATACACAGCTTAAATCCATGGGTATTGTCCTGTCTGGGAACACTGTCCCACTATCACTCCAGTCCACCACTCACACAACATGCTGCTGCTACTCTCCTCAATGATGTAG AGTGGTGTGACAATTTCTACATACCCACCAACAAAGAGAGGTTAGCTGCTGCGTACAAAAAGGTCTGCGAGTCCCTCCAGGGGTGTGGAGTGAAGGTTCACAAGGCTGTGGCAGGGATCTTCCTCTGGGTGAACATGCAGCCTTTCCTAGAGGAGTGCAACAAGGAAAATGAGTTGG CCTTGTTCATGGCATTGCTGAAAGGTGGCGTGTGTGTGCTGCCTGGCCAGAAGCTGTACTGTGCCGACCCAGGATGGTACAGGGTTGTGTTTGCTGCCAAGGAGGATGCACTTGATGAAG GACTGGCAAGAATGCAGGCTGTTTTATCAGAATGGAAGctgagaaaggaaagtaaaactaCATGA